The following DNA comes from Hordeum vulgare subsp. vulgare chromosome 3H, MorexV3_pseudomolecules_assembly, whole genome shotgun sequence.
ACATCAATCCAGACCGAACACTTCAAGACCGTCAACAAAAAGCCAATTTGATCTACCAGTACACTATAGAGCAACAACTAATAATATACATAAAATCAAATGCACGAGGAAGGCAACGCGAAAAAAATAATCTAGATACTCAAAGTGAAGTGAGATAAACACTAGTACAACAACAGTGATTGTCATATAGACTTCACTTTCAAGTAGTACCAGTAGCAGACTCTGATAAAAATTAACAGACTGTTCCTTTCCGCCGCTTCTGTATGGCCGTATGGGCTCTGTCATATTATGGAAGCAAAGATAATTCTGCAGATCAGGTTACGCCACGCACAACAACTGAGCACCACATACGGTATCTTCACAAAAATGGTATGGTATAATGCTGATGTAGACACCACCAAGATTATCATCCCAAAAAACTCAGAAAGACAAGGCCACGGTGAGCGATAAACTTCGGAACTTGTACACATTCAGAAAGAAGGCAACCATTGTTCATGTCCACATGAACGATGATGACTTCTCCACAGCTATGGTTACACTGATATTAGCACATTAGTAGTACAACATTGCCATCCTCCGTCCTAAGGGCATTCTTATTGCCACCCGCAACATTACACGTCATACTAGTAGATGGGAAGGCAAGAAAGTGAACAGGGCAAAAAATAGAGCTGCTTCTTTCAGGCTTTGCCGTTGCCGTAAGTGCTCAGATCTGCATGCGTGTCCTTGTAGCGCTGGGATAGGTACGCCGAGCAAGTGATTGGGGGGAACCTGATCAAACAGCAAGATCCCAAACGTTTAGGCTTGGTGTGTATGAATTTGGCTGATGAGATGGATAAGTGATCAACTTTAGTCATTCTTGGGAGGATTTAAAACTTACTTTGGAGGATTCGTCTCGGATTTGCAGGTTGGCAGGCACTCGACTACGCAGTCGTGGCTTGGCTCCACGAAAAAGGCAATCTGTTCCAAGAAAGGAATAAACAGCACGATTAAAATCAACCTTTTTTATGGCACAATGCTGATTGCCTTAAATCACATACAACTGAAAAAGAAGAGCTTTGTGTTATCAATTGCACGAACCAAGATCACATGGAAAATTAAATAATACATGCTTTCACTGGTTCAGCGTTTGTTACACAAGGAAACTTACGGAATAGCGCTCTCGTCCATCCAGGACCACTCGATGTAAAGTTGACCTACAATTGTGGAAATGATTATTGTATTGTAagtaaatataaaaataataacCAAATCACAGAAGCCATATTCATGTCATCCAAGTAACCCTGAATACATAGTTTGGTCTGCAAGCACAGTATCGAAATGCCAATTACAACTAAGAACGTACTTTCAGAGATAGATTCACAAACCTGAAAAGGGAGTTACTCCAGCGTTCGAGCATATCACCAAGATTGACAATAAAGCCGCTGGGAAACAAAGACCAAACGAGTGAGGATTTTTAACTTATGAAGCAGGTAAAATTTCACGCCACCATCAATCAAGAACGAGATATAAATCTAATCAGCTTAACAGGCTAACCCTTTAACAGGAGCTACATATTCCCATACTTGAGGCTGAGCATTCCTGTCCTTGCATATCTGCAGAATTCAGATGGCAAATCCCAGTTaataaaatgtaaaaataaatacACAAGAAAAGGTTATGTTTCAAGATGCTTTACTTGGAGACCAACTACATCATCAGTTGCTAAGAGAGTGATCAGGCCATAATCCGAATGTGCACCGGCTCCATAAACTCCCTTAGAAGGATTTGACACTTGACCTGATGACAAAAAGAACATCAAATGGAAGAATTCATCATGATTCATGCTGGATAAATATCATTTGACACGAAGGCATGACCTGTTTTTTGTCCACCTTCATAGTGCAGGAGCCTTAATGTGGCTATGGAATCGCCAAGCATTTCAGGTCTATCAAAGAAATCTGCATCTAGGTTCAAAGCAAGAGCAATGATCCTTGCAACTGATTTGGCCACTCTCCTGAAACCAATAGAAAGCAGGCCAGCTAAGAATACAGTTAACCTCTGACCCAATAAATAAAACCTCATTGACCAGAGGCtacaagaaaaattgaaaaggtCATTTGTATGAATACTTGGAGGCTATTTTCTTTGTCTGCAAACTCAGGTTTACATGACTCATGTATGCTACTTATTCATTCACATTAAGTCAGTTACAGCTTTATGGAAAATCATTTACCACTTTGAAATcttaaatttgaaatcaagacTAGGTTTTTACTTACAATGCTTCCCTGTGATATTGCTCCATCACCTCCCTCCATTTGGGCAATACTTCTGTGAGAGGAATAAGAGAATTACGTGTGAAACAAGTAAAAAGGACCATGTAAGAGTTACTTTTAGGTGCCAAACACCAACAGTACAATGTTAATAGAACACAATAGTCCATTACCATATTACTAGCTACAAGCATATTGTAGATGTCTTACTATTAATTGATTATTCAGTTTTCAGAAGAGGTGCTTTAGTAAAAAGGAACTTGAAAACAGATATAATTTACCTTCAGAAGGCCACTGGTTTGGACCATAAAATGGCCTATTTGATTGTGGGTCATCTGTAGGTACCTCAACACCAATATAATACCCTTCCTTGTAGTCACCTAAAGAGGACATAAGTGTATATTGTAAGAAACCCAACTTGCAGTGATGTTTGTTTATTTGTATGAAGCTGGTGACCAAGAAAGGTAAACTTaggtgtagcaagtagcaatacatGTGGGCCTCGATAGATTACCATTCACTTGGTTTTCTGGATCAAGAATCTCATCTAGCATAGGTGTATACCCTCGATTCTTCTCATTTCGGAGAAGCTTCATTTTCTCACTGTTCGGAAGTTCAAAGAACTTCTTGCTTTCGGCAAAAACCTCATCCATGAATTCCTGGCTTATCCCATGATCCAGCACATAGAAGAAGCCTGAATCCAAGCATGCCTAAGAAAAAAATATGGAATATATTTTTAAGAAACAATATGGTCCAAAGCTATTAGAAGAAACAGAGCTACCAGCATATTAACCACGTTCATATAACATACGGTTGCATTATGGCATTCTTAGTGGCCCATTTCTTGCACTTTCTGATATGTAATGCAATAACAGAACAAGACCATAGTTTGCGATGAATGAAATTTTAGACGATGGTGAACTATAGTTATTTAAGAGAGTAAGTGACAGGAAAACATGGCACATATATAATGGTATTGGAAAGTAGTTCATAGCTCAAGTAGAAAATTATTATTCCCAAAATGAAATCCTTACTGCATGGGTTACTTTGGCTATCTACTTCTAGAACAGGGATGATGATAGTAGGAGTTCAGTAATAACGACTGATGTCTTACTGTAACAGGCACACATGTCCCTTTTCAGAATATATGCATTTTTTATATGCAAGAGGACAAGCCTGGCATAATCAGGATACTATTTGAAAATGCACGCTACTGCAAATCGTTTTTACATGTATTTCTAAGACTCCACCTAAAAGGACAGACCCAGTGCTAGAAGCTCCCACACCAGCAGGGTGGGGGTCTGGGGAAGGAGTATACGAGGCAAGCCTTGCCCCTGCACATTTCAAGACTCTAACTAATAAATAGAAATTTAAATGCCGTCCACGTCCTTGGGGACAAAATTGGACTTTTCTTGAAACACAACAAATCTTAACAAACTGTAAGAGATGGCAGGTCACTCTAGGTCACTTCCCATTGACAAGCCTTGGTCTCCGAAAGCAGAATGCTCAAACATAGATCATGTAAACGAGGTCAGAGCAACAACTGAAATATGACGAGTACAATTCAATACTGCTATTGTGTTCAATAAACAATAACCAACACTAccgaaaaaaagcagagaggccAGGCTCATTGCTTTTGCTGAACTTTTTTGCTAACCACTTCTGTCTTCCTCTTCTATATTGACTGCAACCCAACCTCGCTAGCCTGCCTTGTGAACAAGCAGATTCCTACCTCTTTCCTCTtctgttttctctctctctctctctctctcttttttgacgAACATGCTGTATGAAATAAACTATGCATATATACAGCTAATAGCCCCAAAAAGGTGGCACATGATCGAGCCGTGGCCGACTTTCGGGAGAATCTGGGGAAAGAAAGCTACTCTAACAAGCTTTCCGCCGTTGATGCGCCGCCCAGGGACCAAAATTCCCCGCGGCTAAATCAAGAAACGAACCTGCTTGAGGAGCGCGACCGATCTCTGGGTGTCGGGGTCCGCCAGGCTGATGCAATTCAGTCTCGTCCTCGATGTCGAGCTCtccatgccgccgccgccgccgcgctttCCCCGCCCCCACCGCTTAATTAATCCCCTGCCTGCAGCTGGTGATGTGATCGGCCGCTAGCGTAGACTGGGCGCGACTCCCTCCTTTGTTTGGATGCGCCCAGGGTCAGAGGTGGCTGGCTCGGTGGGTCGCCGAATTGGCGCCGGCGGGGCGATTTATAGGGCGGAGGCTGGAGGTTGGTGGAATTTGGAAGAAGGTTTGCCAGGGCAAAAAAAGCGAGGCCACCTTTCTCTTGGTGGCTGCGGAGGGCCAAGAAAAAAACAATGCGATTCCTTTTGTATGGACAACTATTTGTTTTTCATTTGAgcactttatatgcttttgctgaTGCTGATGCTGATGCTGATGCTGACTCATTGATGTCATCCGAATCTAATCGCCTCGTCGAGTGGACGGATGGGTCGCGTTTGATGGAAGGGAATTTTCCCTGGTCTTTCCTTCGCTCGATCGAAGAGGACGGGTCAAAGAGAATCACAAAAGAGTCGGCAATCATCTTCGTGTTCGCCTTGACAATATTCACATCTGAATTTGTCCTTTTGGTTTCTCAATGTATATTTACATTTTTTTTTCCAGAATTTTGGAAACAATTAAAATTGATTGAAGCATAGGGAGCATATCAAGGATGGAAACACCTGATATTTTCCATGTACGCTCATTTTCTATAAACATGAAGCATCTCAAGGATGGGAACACTTGATATTTTTCATGTACACTCATTTTTTATAAACGCATACACGCACATTCTATTGTATAAGATATTTGAGCGGCCAAGTCGATATATTATCTTAAAATTAACGAATTCAGTACATACGCCGTTGTAGTTAACGGAAACGTCTTCTCTCGCTGAATGCACATTACCGGAAGGACCAGAATAAATTCAGTTAATTGCATGGAGGTATCAAAAATGGGACAATACGTGTAGATTGGTACCAATACTTGTAATCTTCATATGTCAGTACCAACTTTGGGACAGCCTGTTGCAAAAAACGCTAAACTCGTTGTTTATATGTATTGACGCCCTTTTTGACCGATTAGGCCCGGCAGTCAGGTGCCACGCTGGCGTATCGGCGCGTGCCCTCGCACTGACGAGGACGAGTCCGGCCCGGTCACTCTTAGCCAGGTTCGGTCGAACCGTTTCGTCTAGCCCCCTCGCACCCGCACCTCTCCCCTCAAACCTTATCTCTCCCGATAGGCAATGGCGTCCGCGACTCCGACACGTGACGGCCATGGCGTCAGCGACTGTGGCACACTGCGGCGACGAAGACCTCCCGCTTCGGTTATGGTGCATCAGGGGGAATCGACGGCGGTGGCGACGATGACGACTCCAACTCTGTGTACACGACCGACGACGACGATTTTTCGAAGCCGGCGCTGTCGACGAGCAGCGGTTGCGGATGGCGAACCCTAGCTGCAGCCAAGATTGGACACATGGAATCGGCGTGTACTGTAAGTGTTCCTAATCTTCCCCTCTTTTCTGATTTTAAATAGGGGATTAGGGTTTGTCATTCCAATTAGGCTTTCGAAATTATGTTTTGTGATCCTAAATTGTGCATTAGGCCTAGGGCTGATTAACTAATTTTTTACTAACTAGGTTAACTAAAATTAGGTTTATTGAAATTATTAACAAAATTTCTTAACTATGAACATACTTATAGTTAAATGAAATTGTTTAGTGTGAACATAATTTTAAAATTTAATGCTTGTGTTCTGTCAAGCCATAATGTGAGTTAGGGTACTCAATACTAGCATTTTCCTTTGTTTTGCATATGGTATTATTACCTAAAATTGTGTAGTAGGCCAACCTTTAAATTCTTTAATTTTCTGTGATACTAAACTTTGATATTTCTTGGGTTTCTAGTTTAAATGAAGACATTTGGGAGGTTAGGATCCATTTTGATGCTCAAGAAGCTTTGGTTAGGAAGCTCAACACTTCAGATGTTACTTATCTTAACATAGTTGCACTGATGCAAACAAAGGGATTTAATGTATATGATTTACTGTATAACATTGAGAACCTAGGTTTAGGAGAGCAAGGATCAAAATTGCTATAGAGTAATGTTGAAttacaattgataaagaggcagAATAAGAATACTTTGATGCTCAATTTGCTAGTTAGGGCATGTCCACCCCGTGTTAGTGAATTTGAGAGGCAAGAACTTCATAAACCAAACTTGTCCCCAatgtcgtcgttttctcacgacagatgccatggataggcttatcgagagtggttgggaccGAAGGGACACCGACGGGCTTCGAGAACGGGATTGGTAACTAGCGATGCAagatgcacgatgtacccaggttcagggcccttcgtggaaggtaacacccctagtcctgtcggagtggttgatgaaccaatgGAACTACAAtatgctccttgagttgttcgaTGAAGGAGGTAGATGGAGCAGCCGGCACAGAGTCTACCTCTCCTGTGTGAATGTGTGTGCGTAAGAATgaccgaccctctacatggaAGGGGGCAGGGGATTTTATAGATGAACCCCCCGGCCTACAGTATGGATATAAGGTACAACGAGGGGCCCAGCTGGCAGCCTCTCCGGCTAGTCAGAGGGCCCGCCGTTGACCAGTCTTGTCGTTggcggggcccgccggctgcagggTCCCATCAGGCTCTAGGACCTTCTGGCTGGCCTATGGGATTGGTGCATGCTCCTGATGACaatatgatgtatatacttctcgcacctcgttggttaccccaagtggaaggttgagatgtagtcagcagcaagttttccctcacatggaaactgtaaggtttatcgaaccaataggactcctaggatcaacaagtaggtgtcttccaccctggcgctagcagaagacgtggacctgcacacacaacaaataacttttctcccaacgagtacaaagaggttgtcaatctctccggccttgtagtttgcaaaggatcaaaacacaagcgggaaagtaatagtgattgcaacggaaaagtaaatgaaaacggcaaatgatgAAGGtgtagatgatgatggtgatatggaacggagtcacatgatgtctctctcccaaaatacgataaacaactatgcttgggtaaacaaatcacagttgggcaattgatagaattatgaatgcaccgcaatgctaattatgctacttgatagttagaggttcaatagtaatgggcagtacgccaagacaagtagaccgtttattcatcagcatctacttactaatcatccatcttgagatatctatccagaacatctcgccggtattaagttgcgagccccacccaaagtgtaaactcaaagcaacgggcaactgcattaacgaactatgcgtaaggtaaacaatccttgcaatcgtggtcacaagcaccgttgttttctccctggtggcaaaagcacatctcctagtctcatgtttctctcaatcaagctagacatcgaggggcatgaacccacaataatgcataacgctccctcttggagttgcaatctactactcggccaaagcaataaataacaacggagaagatgcatgaatcactaaggaccataatataaaagtataatcaaatatataactcataacaatttaaacataatctcataatccatcggatcccaacaaaccgagcattgcaatagcaagataattacatagatgccttgatcatgtagggcagctcacaaggactaaccattgtagcacaagattggagagaagacatcacatagctactggtcatggacccatggtgcaaggaggactactcacagcacgtccgggaagcgtccatggcggtggagaagctcctggaggtcaatcctccctccggcagggtgcaggaagaggtctcctaacgctcccgatctcggaagcgctgcggcggcggaacgatggagaaattcatgattctggaagttgtggaagggtttcctctcggaggactaaatataggccaaagaagggcaccggaggaggtgggccccacccaagcgacgccagggggtaggccgcgccagcaggtcaacTGGGCGgctcctggcccccctctggcccatcttcagtgGTCTGAAAGCTTCCGTTacgttgattttttatatatttttcctagaatttttcgggcttcggaaaattgggtaaaggcATCTGCAAAATAGACACCAGCACAcataaactggcattgggtgcactgagttattagattagtccaaatatgtgtaaaattatataaaagtgtagcaaaacatataacaatgtcacccaaaagatcatggaacaagcagaaattatagatatgtttgggacgtatcgtatctccaagcttaatttctgctcgtcctcgagtagataaatgataacacaatgatTTCTGtgatgacatgctaacacacatataagaacttcaaagtgaagcaggtaagatatgcaattaaagtcaagacaataacatgcaagagtttatatctagcattgaaactagcaaagtaagaacataaaggtgcaagagctctcgctgtccgtgactcgaatgtatccaaatggtgtttgcttgcaagaagtgggagatgggttaagatcataaaatatatttttaattgagaactcaatctactaaaatttcacacttggtctccttcggaatcttattttgactcatctccagaccactagtcaggcacaagtcaaaatgatcctctccctttcgactttgagcactcatgcgatggatgagcgtaagcaagatatgttggcacttaggatggaaaaatagaataatgatggggaagaaagacaaaaagggtgtgaaaggctcacatcaatgaggaaaaccataggcgagagaaagtcaaatgatagatatgatgtgaggagtagggattgccatgtaacggatgcacatatgagctaaggtaagctctccaatggaactagtgggggtgcatccaacttgtttgctcataaagactgatacgtccattttgcatcatgctttcatgttgatatttattgctttttgggctgttatattacttgtggtaccatatttatgccttttctctcttattttgcaaggattatttgaagagggagaattcaggcagctggaattctggactggaaaaggagcaaatcctagtccactattctgcacatctccaaatgccctgaaaatttacgtggattttttctggaatatattaaaaatattggacgaaagaactatcggaggggggccaccagggccccacaagcttgcccaccaccaccaccccctggtggcgcagggcaggcttgtgggctgcctgaaggcccactagcccccctcttttgctatatgatgcgtcctgacctggaaaaaaaatcatacgggagctttttcgtggtttcgccgcgccacgaggcggaacttgagcagatccaatctagagctccggtaggacgatcctgccggggaaacttccctccctgagggggaaatcgtcgccatcgtcatcaccaacactcctgtcgtcggaggggaggcatcttcatcaacatcttcatcagcaccatctcctctccaatccctagttcatctcttgtaatcaatcttcgtctcacgactccgattggtacttgtaaggttgctagtagtgttgattactctttgtagttgatgcttgttggattacttggtggaagagtttatgttcagatccttgatgctattcattacacctcttgtcatgattatgattatgtctcgtgagtagttacttttgttcctgaggacatgagataagtcatgctgataatagtcatgtgaatttgatattcgttcggtattttgatatgatgtatgttgtttttcctctagtggtgttatgtgaacgtcgactacataacacttcaccatatttgggcctagaggaatgcattgggaagtagtaagtagatgatgggttgctggagtgacagaagcttaaaccccagtttatgcgctgcttcgtgaggagctgatttggatccactagtttaatgctatggttagactttgtcttaattcttcttttgtagttgcggatgcttgcgagagaggttaatcataagtgggatgcttgtccaagtaagggcagtacccaagcgccggtccacccacatatcaaactatcaaagtaacgaacgcgaatcatatgaacatgatgaaactagcatgacaaaaattcccgtgtgtcctcgggagcgtttttcctcctataagactttgttcaggcttgttccttgctacaaaagggattgggccacttgctgcaccgttgctactacttgttacttgttactctttgctttctacgtttcacctcgctacacaatcacttgttaccgctactttcagtgcttgcaattattaccttgctgaaatccatttatcagagccttctgctcctcgttgggttcgacactcttacttatcgaaaggactatgattgatcccctatacttgtgggtcatcaagacacttttctggcgccgttgccagggagtgaagcgcctttggtaagtggaaattggtaaggaaacatttatatactgtgctgaaatttattgtcacttgtcactatggaaactcttcctttgaggagtttgttcggggtatgttcaccacaaacggaagcacgaggagttgctcctcaacccgaggtacctattgaaaatatcttttatgaaattcctttgggtatgcttgagaaactgctggctaatccttttacatgagatggatcttcacatccagactttcatctaatctatgtagatgaagtttgtggtttatttaagcttgcaggtttgcccaaggatgaggtaaagaagaaagtatttcctttatctttgaaggataaggcgttgacatggtataggttatgtgatgatgctggatcatggggctacaatcggttgaaattggagtttcatcaaaagttctatcctatgcatttagtacatcgtgatcggaactttatttataacttttggcctcgtgacagggaaagcatagctcaagcttgggggaggcttaaatcaatgctatattcatgccccaatcacgagctctcgaaagaaatcatcactcaaaacttttatgctcggctttctcatgaagatcgtaccatgcttgacacttcttgtgtcggttcttttatgaagaaggatattgatcacaagtggaatttattggagagaatcaaatgtaactctgaagattgggagctggaggaaggtaaggagtcaggtatgaatttccagtttgattgcgttaaatcttttgttgagacaaacacttctagagattttagcgctaagtatggacttgactctgagatagtagcttctctatgtgaatcttttgctgctcatgttgatcttcccaaagagaagtggtttaaatatcatcctcctgtagaaagcaacatagccaaaacaaatctagttgaggagaaaatcatagcttttagtgatcctgttgttccttgtgcttacactgagaaaccaccataccgtgctagaatgaaggattattctaaagctccaactgtgatacataggggttacattagaccacttgcaccccctgaggagattagagttgaacctagtgttgctattatcaaagttctcttagccgaagacatagacgggcatgttatcaaattctgtgaggactccgctagaattgctaaacctcacgcgaaagacaagcacggacctgtagttggcctgcccgttgtttctgttaagataggagatcactgctaccatggtttatgtgatatgggagctagtgttagtgcaataccccgttctctctatgatgaaatcaaagatgagattgcacctgctgagatagaacccattgatgtcactatcacgctagctaatagagacactatctgccctttgggaattgtgagagacgtagaagtcctgtgtggtaagacgaagtatcctactgatttcctcgtccttggtactgcacaggaTAGCTttagtcccatcatatttggtagaccctttctcaacactgtcaatgctcacattgattgcattaagcagactgtcacagtaagtttcgagggtgtgtctcatgaatttaacttctccaagtttggaagacaaccccatgaaagagagtcgcctggtagggatgaaatcattgctctttcctctattgccgtaccccctatggatcctttagagcaatatctgcttgagcatgaaaatgatatgcatatggaggagagagatgagatagatagaattgtcttagaacaacatcctattctcaagaataatctgcctgttgaactgcttggggatcctcccccaccaaagggtgatcccgtgttcgagcttaaacagt
Coding sequences within:
- the LOC123442915 gene encoding 2-oxoglutarate-Fe(II) type oxidoreductase hxnY isoform X2; protein product: MESSTSRTRLNCISLADPDTQRSVALLKQACLDSGFFYVLDHGISQEFMDEVFAESKKFFELPNSEKMKLLRNEKNRGYTPMLDEILDPENQVNGNLSRPTCDYKEGYYIGVEVPTDDPQSNRPFYGPNQWPSEEVLPKWREVMEQYHREALRVAKSVARIIALALNLDADFFDRPEMLGDSIATLRLLHYEGQVSNPSKGVYGAGAHSDYGLITLLATDDVVGLQICKDRNAQPQVWEYVAPVKGGFIVNLGDMLERWSNSLFRSTLHRVVLDGRERYSIAFFVEPSHDCVVECLPTCKSETNPPKFPPITCSAYLSQRYKDTHADLSTYGNGKA
- the LOC123442915 gene encoding 2-oxoglutarate-Fe(II) type oxidoreductase hxnY isoform X3, whose protein sequence is MESSTSRTRLNCISLADPDTQRSVALLKQACLDSGFFYVLDHGISQEFMDEVFAESKKFFELPNSEKMKLLRNEKNRGYTPMLDEILDPENQVNGDYKEGYYIGVEVPTDDPQSNRPFYGPNQWPSEEVLPKWREVMEQYHREALRVAKSVARIIALALNLDADFFDRPEMLGDSIATLRLLHYEGGQKTGQVSNPSKGVYGAGAHSDYGLITLLATDDVVGLQICKDRNAQPQVWEYVAPVKGGFIVNLGDMLERWSNSLFRSTLHRVVLDGRERYSIAFFVEPSHDCVVECLPTCKSETNPPKFPPITCSAYLSQRYKDTHADLSTYGNGKA
- the LOC123442915 gene encoding 2-oxoglutarate-Fe(II) type oxidoreductase hxnY isoform X1, giving the protein MESSTSRTRLNCISLADPDTQRSVALLKQACLDSGFFYVLDHGISQEFMDEVFAESKKFFELPNSEKMKLLRNEKNRGYTPMLDEILDPENQVNGNLSRPTCDYKEGYYIGVEVPTDDPQSNRPFYGPNQWPSEEVLPKWREVMEQYHREALRVAKSVARIIALALNLDADFFDRPEMLGDSIATLRLLHYEGGQKTGQVSNPSKGVYGAGAHSDYGLITLLATDDVVGLQICKDRNAQPQVWEYVAPVKGGFIVNLGDMLERWSNSLFRSTLHRVVLDGRERYSIAFFVEPSHDCVVECLPTCKSETNPPKFPPITCSAYLSQRYKDTHADLSTYGNGKA
- the LOC123442915 gene encoding 2-oxoglutarate-Fe(II) type oxidoreductase hxnY isoform X4: MESSTSRTRLNCISLADPDTQRSVALLKQACLDSGFFYVLDHGISQEFMDEVFAESKKFFELPNSEKMKLLRNEKNRGYTPMLDEILDPENQVNGDYKEGYYIGVEVPTDDPQSNRPFYGPNQWPSEEVLPKWREVMEQYHREALRVAKSVARIIALALNLDADFFDRPEMLGDSIATLRLLHYEGQVSNPSKGVYGAGAHSDYGLITLLATDDVVGLQICKDRNAQPQVWEYVAPVKGGFIVNLGDMLERWSNSLFRSTLHRVVLDGRERYSIAFFVEPSHDCVVECLPTCKSETNPPKFPPITCSAYLSQRYKDTHADLSTYGNGKA